One region of Citrus sinensis cultivar Valencia sweet orange chromosome 6, DVS_A1.0, whole genome shotgun sequence genomic DNA includes:
- the LOC107177505 gene encoding uncharacterized protein LOC107177505 produces MDDSRRNKYGQSSDEIPEPPPPTRQYFEPQQPAPFPPLPPAMGYPPAMGYPPGYRNGYDQQHYQQGPPPSPDMYYAPPHCPRQDPGPPSSFAILTTMMLFVFFTFIFGLVIMFLIARPKFPIFHVETLAVTNFSVANDDFTSAWEINLVVENRNFGANVHFDRIQSFIYFNTDDLLASSHFDHPTKDVTVKANEKGTIDIKLSTADYKQSVPAPGKRVMEEMRNIRETGVVPFSLRAFAWSQIETGLFYTETKHIQSRIICEDLKVHFEGDTGNGKLNGKSKDCVVDL; encoded by the coding sequence ATGGATGATTCTAGAAGAAATAAATACGGCCAATCCTCGGACGAAATTCCCGAACCGCCACCACCCACTCGCCAATATTTTGAGCCACAACAGCCGGCACCTTTCCCTCCACTGCCGCCGGCAATGGGCTACCCACCGGCTATGGGCTATCCTCCGGGCTACCGTAACGGATACGACCAGCAACATTATCAGCAAGGACCACCGCCCTCACCGGACATGTACTACGCTCCTCCACATTGCCCGCGCCAAGACCCTGGCCCACCTAGTTCCTTTGCCATCCTTACAACCATGATGTTGTTCGTTTTCTTCACATTTATTTTCGGTCTCGTAATAATGTTTCTCATTGCTCGCCCTAAGTTTCCCATTTTTCACGTGGAAACCCTAGCCGTCACAAACTTCAGTGTCGCAAATGATGATTTCACGTCTGCATGGGAAATAAATCTGGTCGTCGAGAACAGAAACTTTGGAGCCAATGTACATTTTGATCGTATCCAAagctttatatattttaacacCGATGATTTGCTTGCGTCATCTCATTTTGATCATCCAACAAAAGATGTGACTGTAAAGGCAAATGAAAAGGGTACCATCGATATAAAGTTATCGACGGCCGATTATAAACAGTCGGTGCCGGCGCCGGGCAAGAGGGTGATGGAGGAAATGAGGAACATACGCGAAACCGGAGTCGTTCCATTTTCTTTGAGAGCATTTGCATGGTCTCAAATCGAAACAGGTTTGTTTTATAcagaaacaaaacatattcAGAGTAGAATTATTTGCGAGGATTTGAAGGTTCATTTTGAAGGAGACACCGGTAATGGAAAGTTAAATGGTAAATCCAAGGACTGTGTAGTTGATCTgtga
- the LOC102622471 gene encoding NDR1/HIN1-like protein 26: MATSAEANKPEPATGYPVTYAYAAPPPQPQVAPTNRSPFRLASFWSRLLCRLFLVVIVIFSIMAVASFATWLILKPEFPEFRVDSASIAQLNTTSANSTMTATWQLSLRVRNPNRKLALVYNTLEAAVLYGEWELDSTLLPPFSQEKGNETRLHFQAGLLSEYVGESVARGIEKERARGEVEFGVGVYGWVRYKARWWSMRWRFMNVYCNGVKIGVSNDGGTAGDLVGQVRPCRVEM; the protein is encoded by the coding sequence ATGGCCACGTCAGCGGAAGCCAATAAGCCGGAGCCGGCGACTGGCTACCCGGTCACCTACGCCTACGCGGCCCCACCACCTCAGCCGCAAGTGGCACCCACCAACCGATCTCCATTCCGTCTTGCCAGTTTCTGGTCCCGACTCCTCTGCCGTCTGTTCCTCGTCGTTATCGTGATCTTCTCGATCATGGCAGTAGCCTCTTTCGCGACGTGGCTGATTCTCAAACCCGAATTCCCCGAGTTCCGAGTCGACTCAGCTTCCATCGCCCAACTCAACACCACCTCGGCCAACTCCACCATGACCGCCACCTGGCAGCTCTCTCTCAGAGTCAGGAACCCAAACAGAAAACTGGCTCTCGTCTACAACACGCTCGAGGCCGCGGTCTTGTACGGCGAATGGGAGCTCGACTCGACGCTGCTGCCGCCGTTCTCGCAGGAGAAGGGGAACGAGACGCGTCTCCATTTCCAAGCGGGGTTACTGAGCGAGTACGTCGGGGAGAGCGTGGCCCGTGGGATAGAGAAGGAGAGAGCGCGTGGAGAAGTGGAGTTCGGTGTCGGGGTCTATGGGTGGGTCCGGTATAAAGCAAGGTGGTGGAGCATGCGGTGGCGTTTTATGAATGTGTACTGTAACGGCGTTAAAATTGGGGTTTCGAATGACGGTGGGACCGCTGGTGATTTGGTGGGCCAGGTCAGACCTTGCCGGGTTGAAATGTGA